The following are encoded in a window of Halorarum salinum genomic DNA:
- a CDS encoding outer membrane protein assembly factor BamB family protein encodes MVSRRRYLRTLGSAAALPTAAAASGCVGFGASPTPTGTPVENRPADGRSTVGQFQADARNGGAVDPSGPTADVEPYWRRTPAKYDAGQPVVTGDAVFVLFAGTLVSLDREDGDPNWRTRVGHDGESTPAVHDGTVYATVWNGGEGVDRGLAAVDADSGEVLWRAATELDVTSSPTVTDGGVFLGGGYENETVVAVDHDGAERWRADLGEYASTPAVRDGTVHAAGGETNALVAYDAETGEERRRTDLDGRATAAPTVAGSDVLVGDESGTLSAFDAASGEPSWTTDAGGPVAGSPAVADDAVIAPVEGALVALERADRSERWRAPVAAEPTAPFVAGDACYVAARRAVHAFGLADGDELWSFGTRERNYTDVVLAGVSAPVAAVDGVVFVATQAGDVYALGEA; translated from the coding sequence ATGGTCTCCCGCAGACGGTACCTCCGAACCCTCGGGTCCGCGGCGGCCCTCCCGACCGCGGCCGCCGCGAGCGGCTGTGTCGGGTTCGGAGCGTCCCCGACCCCGACCGGCACGCCCGTCGAGAACCGCCCTGCAGACGGCCGATCGACGGTCGGCCAGTTCCAGGCCGACGCCCGCAACGGCGGCGCGGTCGACCCGTCCGGCCCGACGGCGGACGTCGAACCGTACTGGCGACGCACGCCCGCGAAGTACGACGCCGGACAGCCGGTCGTGACCGGGGACGCCGTCTTCGTCCTCTTCGCCGGAACCCTCGTCTCGCTCGACCGGGAGGACGGCGACCCGAACTGGCGGACGCGCGTCGGCCACGACGGGGAGTCGACGCCCGCGGTCCACGACGGGACCGTGTACGCCACGGTCTGGAACGGCGGGGAGGGCGTCGACCGGGGGCTCGCGGCGGTGGACGCCGACTCCGGCGAGGTCCTGTGGCGGGCCGCCACGGAACTGGACGTCACCTCGTCGCCGACCGTCACCGACGGCGGCGTCTTCCTCGGGGGCGGGTACGAGAACGAGACCGTCGTGGCGGTCGACCACGACGGGGCCGAGCGCTGGCGGGCCGACCTCGGCGAGTACGCCTCCACGCCGGCGGTCCGCGACGGGACCGTCCACGCCGCCGGCGGCGAGACGAACGCCCTGGTCGCGTACGACGCCGAAACCGGGGAGGAGCGCCGGCGGACGGACCTGGACGGACGGGCGACCGCCGCCCCGACCGTCGCCGGGTCGGACGTCCTCGTCGGCGACGAGTCCGGGACGCTCTCGGCGTTCGACGCGGCCTCGGGCGAGCCGTCGTGGACGACCGACGCAGGCGGCCCGGTCGCGGGGTCGCCCGCGGTCGCGGACGACGCCGTCATTGCGCCCGTGGAAGGCGCGCTCGTCGCGCTGGAGCGGGCGGACCGCTCGGAGCGCTGGCGAGCGCCCGTCGCCGCCGAGCCCACGGCGCCGTTCGTCGCCGGGGACGCCTGCTACGTCGCCGCCAGACGCGCGGTCCACGCGTTCGGACTGGCCGACGGCGACGAACTGTGGTCGTTCGGGACGCGGGAGCGGAACTACACCGACGTCGTCCTGGCCGGCGTCTCCGCCCCGGTCGCGGCCGTCGACGGGGTCGTCTTCGTCGCCACGCAGGCGGGAGACGTGTACGCGCTCGGAGAGGCCTGA
- a CDS encoding 30S ribosomal protein S12, whose amino-acid sequence MANGKYAARKLKKDRQKRRWSDSEYARRERGLGEKSDPLEGAPQGRGIVLEKVGIEAKQPNSAIRKCVRVQLIKNGKQVTAFCPGDGAISFIDEHDEVTIAGIGGAKGRAMGDLSGVNYKVEKVNGVAMLELVRGNAEKPVR is encoded by the coding sequence ATGGCGAACGGCAAATACGCCGCGCGGAAGCTCAAGAAGGACCGCCAGAAGCGACGGTGGTCCGACTCGGAGTACGCGCGACGCGAGCGCGGTCTCGGCGAGAAGTCCGACCCCCTCGAGGGCGCCCCGCAGGGGCGGGGCATCGTCCTCGAGAAGGTGGGGATCGAAGCGAAACAGCCCAACTCGGCGATCCGGAAGTGCGTCCGGGTCCAGCTCATCAAGAACGGGAAGCAGGTCACCGCGTTCTGTCCCGGCGACGGCGCCATCTCGTTCATCGACGAGCACGACGAGGTCACCATCGCCGGCATCGGCGGCGCGAAGGGCCGCGCGATGGGCGACCTCTCGGGCGTGAACTACAAGGTGGAGAAGGTGAACGGCGTCGCGATGCTCGAACTCGTGCGCGGGAACGCCGAGAAGCCGGTGCGCTGA
- a CDS encoding 30S ribosomal protein S7, translated as MSEEETPEPEAPADSEGAADNAQLFGVWDVSEIEYSDPSTRPYINVTPIAHTMGRHASKQFRKSEISIVERLINRLMQSEDNTGKKQQATRIVRDAFDIVHDRTDENPVQTLVEAVENAAPREETVRLKYGGISVPKAVDVAPQRRVDQALKFIGDGVESTTYKSTTTAAEALADLLVGAARYDVQSYPISQKEERERVAAAAR; from the coding sequence ATGTCGGAGGAGGAAACCCCCGAACCCGAGGCGCCCGCCGACAGCGAGGGCGCCGCCGACAACGCACAGCTGTTCGGCGTCTGGGACGTCTCCGAGATCGAGTACAGCGACCCCTCGACGCGGCCGTACATCAACGTCACCCCCATCGCGCACACGATGGGCCGGCACGCGTCCAAGCAGTTCCGCAAGTCCGAGATCTCGATCGTCGAGCGGCTCATCAACCGCCTGATGCAGAGCGAGGACAACACGGGCAAGAAGCAGCAGGCGACCCGCATCGTCCGGGACGCCTTCGACATCGTCCACGACCGCACCGACGAGAACCCGGTTCAGACCCTCGTGGAGGCCGTCGAGAACGCCGCCCCGCGTGAGGAGACGGTCCGCCTGAAGTACGGCGGCATCTCCGTGCCGAAGGCCGTCGACGTCGCGCCCCAGCGCCGCGTCGACCAGGCGCTGAAGTTCATCGGCGACGGCGTCGAGTCGACGACGTACAAGTCGACGACCACCGCCGCCGAGGCGCTCGCCGACCTGCTGGTCGGCGCCGCCCGCTACGACGTGCAGTCGTACCCCATCTCGCAGAAGGAGGAGCGGGAGCGGGTCGCGGCCGCCGCTCGCTGA
- a CDS encoding formate/nitrite transporter family protein has translation MSGEDSTDSEEVSVSPDQAASGAPASGRAVPNRFTANEIFERVLASAAEEIVAGKQRLFFSGMTAGFAIVLTFLGHAVGAGIFPDDRFLSAILYPIGFVYIIMGHYQLYTENTPPPVALVLARRASYPLLLRVWIVVLIGNVVGAGLGAFLLAYSHVLSPEAMQAGVEFTTAGLDHGWWTVFTKALFAGWLVAGVVGSTTRRRIRFLGWP, from the coding sequence ATGAGTGGCGAGGACAGCACGGATTCAGAGGAGGTCAGCGTATCGCCGGATCAGGCCGCGTCCGGCGCGCCTGCGTCCGGCAGGGCGGTCCCGAATCGCTTCACGGCCAACGAGATCTTCGAGCGGGTTCTCGCGAGCGCCGCCGAGGAGATCGTAGCCGGTAAACAGCGCCTCTTCTTCAGCGGGATGACCGCCGGATTCGCGATCGTGCTCACGTTTCTCGGACACGCGGTCGGCGCGGGGATCTTCCCCGACGACAGGTTCCTGAGCGCGATCCTCTATCCGATCGGATTCGTCTACATCATCATGGGCCACTACCAGTTGTACACCGAGAACACGCCGCCGCCGGTCGCGCTCGTGCTGGCCCGGCGCGCGAGTTACCCGCTGTTGTTGCGCGTCTGGATCGTCGTGTTGATCGGGAACGTCGTGGGTGCGGGGCTCGGCGCGTTCCTCCTCGCGTACAGCCACGTTCTCTCGCCGGAAGCGATGCAGGCCGGCGTCGAATTCACCACCGCCGGACTCGATCACGGGTGGTGGACGGTGTTCACCAAAGCCCTCTTTGCCGGTTGGCTGGTCGCCGGCGTCGTGGGCTCGACCACGCGGCGCAGGATACGGTTTCTCGGCTGGCCCTGA
- a CDS encoding formate/nitrite transporter family protein, producing MIAAAGLYHVITAAGEVFFFPFVTDSGPSAVLYGYWLPVFLGNTIGGVFLFALTNYAQTEQPRFHDVRVLTVHELLFSWRGGPEMLPSSTEEPDSGTD from the coding sequence ATGATCGCTGCGGCCGGACTCTACCACGTCATTACGGCCGCGGGAGAGGTGTTCTTCTTCCCGTTCGTCACCGACTCGGGGCCGTCCGCCGTTCTCTACGGGTACTGGCTACCGGTGTTTCTCGGAAACACCATCGGCGGCGTGTTCCTGTTCGCGCTGACGAACTACGCCCAGACCGAGCAGCCACGCTTCCACGACGTTCGGGTGCTAACCGTACACGAACTGCTCTTCAGTTGGCGCGGTGGGCCGGAAATGCTGCCCTCCTCCACGGAGGAACCTGACTCCGGGACCGACTGA
- a CDS encoding VOC family protein → MGYDHADPDRAGGVHHVELYASDLDASVDFWGWLLGELGYGVKNDWDGGRSWIHGPTYVVLVEASDPEHPFDRGAAGLNHLAFHAASREQVDDLAAGVREREDASVLYEDRHPYAGGYYALYCEDPEGIKVEVVGPE, encoded by the coding sequence GTGGGATACGACCACGCCGACCCCGACCGCGCCGGCGGGGTGCACCACGTCGAACTGTACGCGTCCGACCTCGACGCGTCGGTCGACTTCTGGGGCTGGCTGCTCGGCGAACTCGGCTACGGGGTGAAGAACGACTGGGACGGCGGGCGCTCGTGGATACACGGCCCGACGTACGTCGTGCTCGTGGAGGCGAGCGACCCCGAGCACCCGTTCGACCGCGGCGCCGCCGGCCTCAACCACCTCGCGTTCCACGCCGCCTCGCGCGAGCAGGTGGACGACCTCGCGGCGGGCGTCCGCGAGCGCGAGGACGCGAGCGTGCTGTACGAGGACCGCCACCCTTACGCGGGCGGCTACTACGCGCTGTACTGCGAGGACCCCGAGGGGATCAAGGTCGAGGTCGTCGGCCCCGAGTGA
- a CDS encoding ring-cleaving dioxygenase yields the protein MPGPIPGIHHVTAIGSDPRRNLEFYADVLGLRLVKRSVNQDDVSVYHLFYGDRGGSPGTSMTFFPYPGARAGRVGTGQVSTTQFLVPAGSTDYWADRLAEAGVDVGDPRDGFGDEVLPFEDPDGLPLELVARADAPDGDPPDGPVPADRAIRGFFGVTLSLTSAGATAELLEEMGYRETGAEHGRRRYEAGGDLGYVVDVLEDPQAPRGLPGAGTVHHVAFQVTEDEQSAWRDVLLDHGLRPTEIIDRKWFRSVYARTAGGVLFEFATKGPGYTVDEDLDELGERLVLPEWLEGRRGEIEAGLPDLS from the coding sequence ATGCCAGGGCCCATCCCCGGTATCCACCACGTGACGGCGATCGGGAGCGATCCCCGACGGAACCTGGAGTTCTACGCCGACGTGCTCGGGCTTCGCCTGGTCAAGCGGAGCGTGAACCAGGACGACGTGTCGGTGTACCACCTGTTCTACGGCGACCGCGGGGGGTCGCCCGGGACCAGCATGACGTTCTTCCCGTACCCCGGTGCTCGCGCCGGCCGCGTGGGGACGGGCCAGGTCAGCACCACGCAGTTCCTGGTTCCGGCGGGCTCGACGGACTACTGGGCCGATCGGCTCGCCGAGGCCGGGGTCGACGTCGGCGACCCGCGCGACGGGTTCGGCGACGAGGTCCTCCCGTTCGAGGACCCGGACGGGCTCCCGCTGGAGCTCGTGGCCCGCGCGGACGCCCCCGACGGGGACCCGCCCGACGGGCCCGTCCCGGCGGACCGCGCCATCCGGGGGTTCTTCGGCGTGACCCTCTCGCTCACGAGCGCCGGCGCCACCGCGGAGCTCCTGGAGGAGATGGGGTACCGGGAGACCGGGGCAGAGCACGGCCGCCGACGGTACGAGGCCGGGGGCGACCTCGGGTACGTCGTCGACGTCCTCGAGGACCCGCAGGCCCCGCGGGGGCTTCCCGGCGCCGGGACCGTCCATCACGTCGCGTTCCAGGTGACCGAGGACGAGCAGTCGGCCTGGCGCGACGTCCTGCTCGACCACGGGCTCCGGCCGACCGAGATCATCGATCGGAAGTGGTTCAGATCGGTGTACGCGCGGACGGCCGGGGGCGTGCTGTTCGAGTTCGCGACGAAGGGTCCGGGGTACACGGTCGACGAGGACCTCGACGAACTCGGCGAGCGGCTGGTCCTCCCCGAGTGGCTCGAGGGGCGGCGCGGCGAGATCGAGGCAGGGCTACCGGACCTGTCGTGA
- a CDS encoding class II aldolase/adducin family protein translates to MTLEAERNAVVEHAPDLAGLTPGRTGNLSVRRGDRFAVTPTGVAYDAFDAGDVPVVDLDGERVAGAMKPSSEVPMHRHIYRGHAAEPGAIVHTHSPMATTMAVLHEPLPPIHYMIVAVGKRVPVAEYAPYGTEELAANVVAALEGADATACFIENHGLVVVADDVGSAVEHTHHVESLAELYLRARSVGEPTELPESELDTAIEQFESYGQ, encoded by the coding sequence GTGACACTCGAGGCCGAACGGAACGCCGTGGTGGAGCACGCGCCCGACCTTGCCGGGCTGACGCCCGGCCGGACGGGGAACCTCAGCGTCAGGCGCGGCGACCGGTTCGCCGTCACGCCAACCGGCGTCGCCTACGACGCGTTCGACGCCGGCGACGTCCCCGTGGTCGACCTCGACGGCGAGCGGGTCGCCGGGGCGATGAAGCCGTCCAGCGAGGTGCCGATGCACCGGCACATCTACCGCGGGCACGCCGCGGAGCCGGGCGCCATCGTCCACACCCACTCGCCGATGGCGACGACGATGGCCGTCCTCCACGAGCCGCTTCCGCCGATCCACTACATGATCGTCGCGGTCGGCAAGCGCGTCCCGGTCGCCGAGTACGCGCCGTACGGCACCGAGGAGCTGGCGGCCAACGTCGTCGCCGCGCTGGAGGGCGCCGACGCGACGGCGTGCTTCATCGAGAACCACGGGCTCGTCGTCGTCGCCGACGACGTCGGGAGCGCGGTCGAGCACACCCACCACGTCGAGAGCCTCGCGGAGCTGTACCTGCGGGCGCGCTCGGTGGGGGAGCCGACGGAGCTCCCGGAGTCCGAACTCGACACGGCGATCGAGCAGTTCGAGAGCTACGGCCAGTAG
- a CDS encoding HAD family hydrolase codes for MTFEAVLFDLDDTLYPYPPCNEAGKRAAFETFRDLGYDLDRDGFDALYREGRREVKRELAGTASAHERFLYFKRAIHLHAGTHRSEDALRLGEAYWDAYVDGMSLFEGVVDALAAIRGAGVAVAVVTNLTTRIQLKKLHRLGIEEHVDLLLTSEETGREKPASVMFTLPLARLDCRPSEALMVGNSPESDVEGANAVGLETVLFNGPEEAGDLPDWRRPDHTITDFTALTEVVL; via the coding sequence ATGACTTTCGAGGCTGTGCTGTTCGACCTCGACGACACGCTGTACCCGTACCCGCCCTGCAACGAGGCCGGCAAGCGGGCGGCGTTCGAGACGTTCCGCGACCTCGGCTACGACCTCGACCGCGACGGGTTCGACGCGCTCTACCGGGAGGGGCGCCGCGAGGTGAAACGCGAACTCGCCGGGACGGCCTCCGCCCACGAGCGGTTCCTCTACTTCAAGCGCGCCATCCACCTTCACGCGGGTACCCACCGCTCGGAGGACGCCCTGCGGCTGGGCGAGGCGTACTGGGACGCCTACGTCGACGGGATGTCGCTGTTCGAGGGCGTTGTCGACGCCCTCGCGGCGATCCGGGGGGCGGGGGTGGCCGTGGCCGTCGTCACGAACCTCACCACCCGCATCCAGTTGAAGAAGCTCCACCGGCTCGGCATCGAGGAGCACGTCGACCTGCTGTTGACCTCGGAGGAGACCGGCCGGGAGAAGCCCGCCTCGGTGATGTTCACGCTCCCGCTCGCGCGGCTCGACTGTCGGCCGAGCGAAGCGCTGATGGTCGGAAACTCGCCCGAGTCGGACGTCGAGGGGGCGAACGCGGTCGGCCTGGAGACGGTCCTGTTCAACGGCCCGGAGGAGGCGGGCGACCTGCCGGACTGGCGGCGGCCGGACCACACCATCACCGATTTCACGGCGCTGACGGAAGTGGTACTGTGA
- a CDS encoding Rossmann-fold NAD(P)-binding domain-containing protein produces MADEPDADVQAVLDRLTGDVDSDSDSAREKASVLSPSPYCVGPMARTMRLVNTVEAAAALTDTDVLPSPRRARRDRSPLYDADATQR; encoded by the coding sequence ATGGCCGACGAACCGGACGCGGACGTGCAGGCGGTACTCGACCGCCTCACGGGCGACGTGGACTCCGACTCCGACTCCGCGAGGGAGAAGGCGAGCGTACTCTCGCCCTCACCGTACTGCGTCGGCCCGATGGCGCGCACGATGCGCCTCGTCAACACCGTCGAGGCCGCCGCCGCGCTCACCGACACCGACGTCCTCCCCTCACCCCGTCGCGCCCGGCGGGACCGCTCTCCCCTGTACGACGCGGACGCCACTCAACGGTAG